From a single Drosophila sulfurigaster albostrigata strain 15112-1811.04 chromosome 3, ASM2355843v2, whole genome shotgun sequence genomic region:
- the LOC133843126 gene encoding pro-resilin, with amino-acid sequence MKCFTTVALLVCLAAWTQAEPPVPQNQYLPPNQSPQAPTNNYLPPTQSYQSPSNNYLPPQRAGNGNGGSAPSNSYGAPLPNSQYGAPALTGAIFKGQNGGNGNGGYGGGNGYGQGDEEQYGPAKYEFKYDVQDYESGNDFGHMESRDGDLAVGRYYVLLPDGRKQIVEYEADQNGYRPTIRYEQVGNGNGNGNGRNGNGGGYDSNAQQGKFNGYQ; translated from the exons ATGAAG TGCTTTACCACAGTTGCGCTGCTCGTCTGCCTGGCCGCCTGGACGCAAGCGGAGCCACCAGTGCCTCAGAACCAGTATCTGCCACCCAACCAATCGCCCCAGGCGCCCACCAACAACTACTTGCCACCCACGCAGAGCTATCAGTCGCCCTCGAACAACTATTTGCCACCCCAGCGtgctggcaatggcaacggtgGCTCGGCGCCCAGCAACAGCTATGGCGCTCCTCTGCCCAACAGCCAGTACGGTGCTCCCGCTTTGACCGGTGCGATCTTCAAGGGACAGAACggcggcaacggcaatggcGGCTATGGCGGCGGCAATGGCTACGGACAGGGCGATGAGGAGCAGTATGGTCCAGCCAAATACGAGTTCAAATACGATGTCCAGGATTACGAGTCGGGCAACGATTTCGGTCACATGGAGTCTCGCGATGGTGATCTCGCTGTCGGTCGCTACTACGTTCTGCTGCCCGATGGCCGCAAGCAGATTGTCGAGTATGAGGCCGATCAGAACGGTTATCGTCCAACCATCCGTTACGAGCAggttggcaatggcaatggcaacggcaatggACGCAACGGCAATGGCGGCGGTTATGATAGCAACGCGCAGCAGGGCAAGTTCAATGGCTACCAATAA
- the LOC133843125 gene encoding casein kinase II subunit beta' isoform X2, translated as MSDSEESAWIPWFCKQRGHEFFCAVDEDYIHDKFNLNFLDSNVSNYRRALEVILDLDTGSGSDAPPEAELEQCAEKLYGLIHARFILTNRGIDLMLEKYQLGAFGCCPRVFCQRQSVLPIGLSDNPGEDTVRIFCPKCNDVYLPRSARHLVVDGAFFGTGFPHMLLMVRPDLRPKRAKQKFVPRLYGFKIHQLAHRSPNEYGSIMYKTPMQPEPDT; from the exons ATGTCGGACTCGGAGGAGAGCGCCTGGATACCTTGGTTCTGCAAGCAGCGCGGTCATGAGTTTTTCTGCGCCGTGGACGAGGATTACATACACGAcaagttcaatttaaattttctcgACTCGAATGTGAGCAACTATCGGCGAGCTCTCGAGGTGATACTCGATCTGGACACGGGCTCAGGATCGGATGCGCCTCCTGAAGCGGAGCTGGAGCAGTGTGCCGAGAAGTTGTATGGCTTGATACATGCTCGCTTCATTCTAACCAATCGTGGCATTGATTTAATGCTGGAAAAGTATCAACTCGGAGCCTTTGGCTGCTGTCCGCGTGTCTTTTGCCAGCGACAATCGGTGCTGCCCATTGGGCTGAGCGATAATCCCGGCGAGGATACGGTGCGCATCTTTTGCCCCAAATGCAATGATGTCTATCTGCCGCGATCCGCTCGCCATTTGGTTGTCGATGGCGCCTTCTTTGGCACCGGATTTCCGCACATGCTGCTCATGGTGCGGCCCGATCTGCGACCCAAGAGAGCCAAGCAAAAGTTTGTGCCAAG aTTGTATGGCTTCAAGATCCACCAGCTGGCACATCGTTCGCCCAACGAATACGGCAGCATAATGTACAAGACACCGATGCAGCCAGAACCAGATACCTGA
- the LOC133843125 gene encoding casein kinase II subunit beta' isoform X1: protein MSDSEESAWIPWFCKQRGHEFFCAVDEDYIHDKFNLNFLDSNVSNYRRALEVILDLDTGSGSDAPPEAELEQCAEKLYGLIHARFILTNRGIDLMLEKYQLGAFGCCPRVFCQRQSVLPIGLSDNPGEDTVRIFCPKCNDVYLPRSARHLVVDGAFFGTGFPHMLLMVRPDLRPKRAKQKFVPRCVLYGFKIHQLAHRSPNEYGSIMYKTPMQPEPDT, encoded by the exons ATGTCGGACTCGGAGGAGAGCGCCTGGATACCTTGGTTCTGCAAGCAGCGCGGTCATGAGTTTTTCTGCGCCGTGGACGAGGATTACATACACGAcaagttcaatttaaattttctcgACTCGAATGTGAGCAACTATCGGCGAGCTCTCGAGGTGATACTCGATCTGGACACGGGCTCAGGATCGGATGCGCCTCCTGAAGCGGAGCTGGAGCAGTGTGCCGAGAAGTTGTATGGCTTGATACATGCTCGCTTCATTCTAACCAATCGTGGCATTGATTTAATGCTGGAAAAGTATCAACTCGGAGCCTTTGGCTGCTGTCCGCGTGTCTTTTGCCAGCGACAATCGGTGCTGCCCATTGGGCTGAGCGATAATCCCGGCGAGGATACGGTGCGCATCTTTTGCCCCAAATGCAATGATGTCTATCTGCCGCGATCCGCTCGCCATTTGGTTGTCGATGGCGCCTTCTTTGGCACCGGATTTCCGCACATGCTGCTCATGGTGCGGCCCGATCTGCGACCCAAGAGAGCCAAGCAAAAGTTTGTGCCAAGGTGTGT aTTGTATGGCTTCAAGATCCACCAGCTGGCACATCGTTCGCCCAACGAATACGGCAGCATAATGTACAAGACACCGATGCAGCCAGAACCAGATACCTGA